CCGGGGGTGGCCGGCGAGGGCTGCCCCGGTGGGCGGCTCCTGCTCGCGCAGGACCTGGGCGGCGACCCGCTCGGCACGCTCCCGGGGGACGGCGGGCAGCAGGTTCTTCAGGTCGGCGTGCTTGTCGTCGTCGTCCTGGGCGAGGCCGGTGGCGACGGCGTCGACGCGGGCGGCCCCGAACAGCCGCGCACCGAGGGGCTCGACGAGCTCGATCCCGCGCAGCCGGCGTTCCTCCAGGCTGACCGAGCGGGCGGTGAACAGGCCGCGGCGGACGCGGAGGGTGCCGCCGGGCTCGCGCTCCAGGCGGTAGTTCCACCACATCTCGATCCAGAGTCCGAGGGCGCCGACGGCCCCGACGGCGGTGGCGAGCAGCACCAGGTCGACGACGACCCAGGTCAGGGACGTGTCCTGGAAGCGGTCCCCTATCCAGTCGATGACCTCGCCCTGGGCGCCGAACCACTCGCTGACCTGCATGACGGCGCCCGCCGCGGCGCCGCCGAGGGCGGGGGCGAGGAAGGAGACGGGGGCGTAGCGGATCCAGCGCGGGTCGAGGGTGGCGAGGGTGCGGTCGTCCCCGGTTTCCTCGGGGGCGGCGGTGCGGGCGAGGAGCTCGTGGCGGAGCCGCTCGCCCTCGGCGCGGGTGACCAGGTCGAGTTCGAGGGTGGACTCGCCGCCGGTGTGCTCGCCGGTGCCGATCCGGACCTTGACGAGGCCGAGGACGCGCTGGAGGGGGTTGGCGGTGAGGTCGACGCTGCGGATCCGCTCTCGGGCGAGGGAGCGGCGCTTCAGCAGCAGGAGCCCGGTGTGGAGGTCGACCCGCTCGGGGCCGACGCGGTAGCGGGTGCGGCGCAGCCGGATCCAGTCGGCGGCGGTGCCGGCGAGGACGAGCAGGGCGGCGCCGGCGAGGACCCAGGCGACGGCCTGCCAAAGCGGCCTGCCGCCCGAGAGGCCCGCCACGGCCGGGAGGGCCGCGCCGCCGGCCACCCCGCAGAGGACGGCGGCGCCGGCGAGCAGGGTCCGCGGGTCGAGCCGCCGCCACTGCTCCTCCTCGCTCATGTGGCGTCCCCGGGGGTGGCCCGGGTGAGGAGGGTGAGCCGCTCGGCGAGTGCGGCGGCGAGCTCGTGGTCGAGTCCCTCGATGCGGATCGCCCCCTTGGAGGAGGCGGTGGTGACGGTGACGGTGGCGAGCCGGAGCGCCTGCTCCAGCGGGCCGCGTACGGTGTCGACCGTCTGGATCCGGGACATCGGGGCGATCCGCCACTCCTGCCAGAGGGCGCCGGTGCGCACGTAGACGGCCTCGTCGGTGACCTCCCAGCGGTGCACCCGGAACCACCAGGCGGGGAAGAACGCGGTGCAGGCGAGGCCCAGGGCCGCCACGGCCCCGGCCGCGAGCAGCAGCCAGAACCGGGCGGACCCGATCAGCGCGCCGAGCACGGCCAGGACCACCACCGGGACGGCGGTGGTCACGAGCAGCTGGACCCGCCACCAGGTGACGGCCCGTGTGTCGACGGCGTTCCTGGGCGGCCGCAGCCGCACCGCGTTCTCCCCCGTCATCCGGTTACCGTCCGCGCAGCGAGCGGTAGACCGAGACGAGTCCGGCGGTGGAGCTGTCGAGTTGCCCGGCTCCCTCGCCCTCCGTCAGGACCGGTTCGATCTTCTTGGCGAGGACCTTGCCGAGTTCGACGCCCCACTGGTCGAAGGAGTCGATGTTCCAGATGGCGCCCTGGACGAAGACCTTGTGCTCGTAGAGCGCGATCAGCTGGCCGAGGACGGACGGGGTGAGCGCCTCGGCGAGGATCGTGGTGGTCGGGTGGTTGCCCTGGAAGGTCTTGTGCGGGACGAGTTCCTCGGCGACGCCCTCGGCCCGTACCTCCTCGGGCGTCTTGCCGAAGGCGAGCGCCTGGGTCTGGGCGAAGAAGTTGGCCATGAGCAGGTCGTGCTGGGCGACGAGCCCGGGCGGCAGGTCGTCGACGGGCCGGGCGAAGCCGATGAAGTCGGCCGGGATGACCTTGGTGCCCTGGTGGATCAACTGGTAGTAGGCGTGCTGCCCGTTGGTGCCAGGGGTGCCCCAGACGACGGGGCCGGTCTGCCAGTCGACGCGGTTGCCCTCGCGGTCCACCGACTTGCCGTTGGACTCCATGTCGAGCTGCTGGAGGTAGGCGGTGAACTTGGACAGGTAGTGCGAGTACGGCAGGACGGCGTGCGACTGGGCGTCGAAGAAGGCGCCGTACCAGACGCCGAGGAGGCCGAGGAGCAGCGGCGCGTTCTCCTCGGGCGGGGCGGTGCGGAAGTGCTCGTCGACGAGGTGGAAGCCGTCGAGCATCTCGCGGAAGCGCTCCGGGCCGATGGCGATCATCAGGGAGAGGCCGATGGCGGAGTCGTAGGAGTAGCGGCCGCCGACCCAGTCCCAGAACTCGAACATGTTCGTGGTGTCGATGCCGAACTCCTCGACCTTCTCGGCGTTGGTCGAGAGGGCCACGAAGTGCTGGGCGACGGCCTCCTGACCGGCCTTCAGCCCGGCGAGGAGCCAGCTGCGGGCCGAGGTGGCGTTGGTGATCGTCTCGATGGTGGTGAAGGTCTTCGAGGCGACGACGAAGAGGGTCTCGGCGGGGTCGAGGTCGCGGACGGCCTCGTGGAGGTCGGCGCCGTCGACGTTGGAGACGAAACGGAACGTCAGGTCCCGCCGGGTGTAGGAGCGCAGGACCTCGTAGGCCATGGCGGGGCCGAGGTCGGAGCCGCCGATGCCGATGTTCACGATGTTCTTGACGGGCTTGCCGGTGTGGCCGGTCCACTCGCCCGCGCGGACCTTGTCGGCGAAGGCGGCCATCTTGTCGAGGACGGCGTGGACGCCGGGGACGACGTTCTCCCCGTCGACCTCGACGACGGCCCCGCGGGGGGCGCGCAGCGCGGTGTGGAGGACGGCGCGGTCCTCGGTGGTGTTGATCTTCTCGCCGCGGAACATGGCGTCGCGGAGCTCGGCGACGCCGGTGACGGCGGCGAGTTCACGCAGCAGGGTCAGCGTCTCGTCGGTGACGAGGTGCTTGGAGTAGTCCAGGTGGAGGTCACCGACGCGCAGGGTGTTGCGGGTGCCCCGCTCCGGGTCGGCGGCGAACAGTTCGCGCAGATGGGTCTCGCCCAGCTGCTCACGGTGCTTGCCGAGGGCCGCCCACTCGGGCAGCCGGTTGAGCCTGATACGGCCTTCGCTGGTCATCTCGGACATCGCCCATTCCTTCTCAATACTGCTTGTCTGCCCCGCTGCACCCCCAACCTAATTGATCAGGGGGCCCAACGACGCGACGGCGAGCGCGAACAACGCCGCCGCGAGGAGGGCCGGTGTGTGCGGTCCGAGACCGGCGGCCGCGGCGCCGCCGAGGAGGGCCCCGAGCGGGGCTCCCGCGACGGCGAGGGTGCGGAAGGCCGCGGCGACGCGGCCGAGCATCCCTTCGGGGGCGCGCTCCTGCATGAGGGTGGTCTGCTGGACGTTCCACACCGTCCCCATCAAGCCGAACACCGCCATGGCCCCGATCGATACCGCGAGGACGGGCACCGCGCCCATCAGGACCAGGCAGCCGGTCTGGACGGCCCCGGCGAGGAACACGGCGCGTATCCGTCCGGTCCGCTCGGCGAGCCGCCGGGCGAGGAAGCCGCCGGCGACGGCACCGAGGGCGTAGGCGGTGATGGTGGCGGCGTATCCGCTGTCCCCCGCGTGGAGGCCGTCGGTGACGAGGACGACGAGGGTGGCGATGAGGGCGCCCATGCCGATGTTGCACAGGGTGGTGGCGGTGCAGAGCCATCGCAGGTGCCGGTCCGCGCGCAGGACGGCGAGTCCTTCGGCCATCTCGGCGCGGAGGGTGGACCCGGCCGGGCGGGGCGGCCGTTCGGGTGCGCCGGTGCGCAGGGAGGCGACGAGGAGGGCGGCCAGGACGTACGTGACGGCGTCGGCCGCGTACGGGACGGCGGGCCCGGCGAGGAGCAGGACGGGCACGGCGGGTCCGGCGAGGAGGCCGCCGGCGAGCTGCTGACCGGTCATCAGACGGGCGTTGGCCGCGGCCAGGGTCTCGGCCGGGACGAGCGCCGGCAGCAGGGCGGTCGCCGCGTTGTCGAAGAGGGTCTGCAGGGTGGTCAGGGCGAAGGCGAGGAGGAGCAGCAGGGCGATGCCGGCGTGCCCGAGGGCCACGGCCGCGGCGAAGGCGGCCACGAGTCCGCCGCGGACGAGGTCGACGGCCCACATGGCCCGGCGCTGGTCGACGCGGTCGGCGACGGCCCCGCCGAGGAGCCCGAAGAGCAGCCAGGGCAGGAAGCCGCAGGCGGTGACGGAGGCGATGAGGAACGGGTCGTCGGTGAGCACGGCGGCGAGCAGGGGCAGTGCGGCGGTCCGCAGCGAGTCGCCGAACCGGGAGACGACCGCGGCCGTCCACAGGCGTCCGAAGCCGCCCCGCCAGGCGGGCGCCGCCCTGGTGCCGCCCACTGCCTCCGTCGCCGCCACAACGCCCCCTCGGTCCGGTGCTCCCCTGTGCGACCGACCGTAGAGGACGCCACTGACAGTGGCCGTTCCGGCCGGTCTCAGTGGCCGCCGCGGTGCAGCCTGCCCTCGTAGCGGGCTTCGAGGAGGAGGTTGCGCTCGTGGCCGCCGGGGGTGTTGGCGGAGACGTACACGGGAGGTTCGTGTCCCTCGGCGAGGAGGAGGGCGAGGGTCTCCGCGACGGTCATCTGGACGAGGAGCGCGGAGGTGAGGGTGGAGATCCCGCAGGCGGCGCCGCCGCCGGGGAGCGGGAGGACGGCGTCGCCGGTGGGGGCGCAGTTGTCGAGGACCACGTCGGCGAGGTCGGCGAGCCGCCTGCCGCTCGCGTGGAGGGCGGGGACGGCGCGGGCGTGTGCGAGCGAGGTGAGGGCGAGGAGCCGGTGTCCGGCGCCGGTCACTTTCACCGCCAGGTCGACGACCGCGTTGTTGACGCCGGAGCTGGAGATGATCACGAACAGGTCCTGCGGGCGGGGGTCGGCGAGGGCGTACAGCCGTTCGGCGAGTCCTGGGGTGCGTTCGAGGAGCGGGTCGGCGAGGACGGCGGGGTCCTCTCCGCCGCGCAGCACGAGGTCGGCGAGCGAGAGGCGGTTGGTGGGGACCAGGCCGCCGGCGCGGCCGGCGATCTCCAGGGCGGCGGCCTGGGAGTGGCCGGTCCCGAAGGCGTGGATGACGCCGTCGGCGGCCACGCAGTCGGCGAGGAGCCGGGCCGCGCGCGGGACGGCGTCCGCGTTGGCGGCGACGGCGCGCTCGACGGCGTCCCGGGCCCGGTCGGCGAACGGCGCGGCGCCGAGCTCGTCGGGCCGGGGCAGGGCGGCGGACATGGCGGAGGCCTCCACTGGTTCGGTCGCTGACACACGAACGGGCCTTGCCCGCGAACCGAGTTCGCGGGCAAGGCCCGTTCGTCACACCGTCACACCACGCTTCAGATCTCGCCGCGCAGTTTGGCCAGCGCCTCGGCGAGGATCGCCTCGCCGTCCGCGTCGCTGCGCCGCTCACGCACATAGGCGAGGTGGGTCTTGTACGGCTCCGTGCGCGGCGGGTCCGGCGGGTTGTCCCGGTCCTGGCCCGCCGGGAAGCCGCAGCGCGGGCAGTCCCAGGTATCCGGGACCGCCGCGTCGCTGGCGAAGCTCGGCTGCGTCTCGTGCCCGTTCGAGCACCAGAAGGAGATGCGGAGGCGCGGTGCCGACTCGCCCCGC
This is a stretch of genomic DNA from Streptomyces sp. R44. It encodes these proteins:
- a CDS encoding MFS transporter codes for the protein MAATEAVGGTRAAPAWRGGFGRLWTAAVVSRFGDSLRTAALPLLAAVLTDDPFLIASVTACGFLPWLLFGLLGGAVADRVDQRRAMWAVDLVRGGLVAAFAAAVALGHAGIALLLLLAFALTTLQTLFDNAATALLPALVPAETLAAANARLMTGQQLAGGLLAGPAVPVLLLAGPAVPYAADAVTYVLAALLVASLRTGAPERPPRPAGSTLRAEMAEGLAVLRADRHLRWLCTATTLCNIGMGALIATLVVLVTDGLHAGDSGYAATITAYALGAVAGGFLARRLAERTGRIRAVFLAGAVQTGCLVLMGAVPVLAVSIGAMAVFGLMGTVWNVQQTTLMQERAPEGMLGRVAAAFRTLAVAGAPLGALLGGAAAAGLGPHTPALLAAALFALAVASLGPLIN
- a CDS encoding RNA polymerase-binding protein RbpA, giving the protein MASGNAIRGSRVGAGPMGEAERGESAPRLRISFWCSNGHETQPSFASDAAVPDTWDCPRCGFPAGQDRDNPPDPPRTEPYKTHLAYVRERRSDADGEAILAEALAKLRGEI
- a CDS encoding PH domain-containing protein, with translation MSEEEQWRRLDPRTLLAGAAVLCGVAGGAALPAVAGLSGGRPLWQAVAWVLAGAALLVLAGTAADWIRLRRTRYRVGPERVDLHTGLLLLKRRSLARERIRSVDLTANPLQRVLGLVKVRIGTGEHTGGESTLELDLVTRAEGERLRHELLARTAAPEETGDDRTLATLDPRWIRYAPVSFLAPALGGAAAGAVMQVSEWFGAQGEVIDWIGDRFQDTSLTWVVVDLVLLATAVGAVGALGLWIEMWWNYRLEREPGGTLRVRRGLFTARSVSLEERRLRGIELVEPLGARLFGAARVDAVATGLAQDDDDKHADLKNLLPAVPRERAERVAAQVLREQEPPTGAALAGHPRAARARRLRWALWTALGPAAVLAVLGLLLTPVLLYVAAGCALVLTPLAVPLALDAYRALGHGVSGAYLVTRSGTVRRTTVALQRSGVIGWTVKQSYFQRRAGLLTLTATTAAGEGAYDILDAGESQGLTFAAGAVPELLAPFLEPAGMEPAGTEPAGTEPARAEPVQTEPAHMPEARPTDR
- the pgi gene encoding glucose-6-phosphate isomerase — its product is MTSEGRIRLNRLPEWAALGKHREQLGETHLRELFAADPERGTRNTLRVGDLHLDYSKHLVTDETLTLLRELAAVTGVAELRDAMFRGEKINTTEDRAVLHTALRAPRGAVVEVDGENVVPGVHAVLDKMAAFADKVRAGEWTGHTGKPVKNIVNIGIGGSDLGPAMAYEVLRSYTRRDLTFRFVSNVDGADLHEAVRDLDPAETLFVVASKTFTTIETITNATSARSWLLAGLKAGQEAVAQHFVALSTNAEKVEEFGIDTTNMFEFWDWVGGRYSYDSAIGLSLMIAIGPERFREMLDGFHLVDEHFRTAPPEENAPLLLGLLGVWYGAFFDAQSHAVLPYSHYLSKFTAYLQQLDMESNGKSVDREGNRVDWQTGPVVWGTPGTNGQHAYYQLIHQGTKVIPADFIGFARPVDDLPPGLVAQHDLLMANFFAQTQALAFGKTPEEVRAEGVAEELVPHKTFQGNHPTTTILAEALTPSVLGQLIALYEHKVFVQGAIWNIDSFDQWGVELGKVLAKKIEPVLTEGEGAGQLDSSTAGLVSVYRSLRGR
- a CDS encoding sugar isomerase domain-containing protein encodes the protein MSAALPRPDELGAAPFADRARDAVERAVAANADAVPRAARLLADCVAADGVIHAFGTGHSQAAALEIAGRAGGLVPTNRLSLADLVLRGGEDPAVLADPLLERTPGLAERLYALADPRPQDLFVIISSSGVNNAVVDLAVKVTGAGHRLLALTSLAHARAVPALHASGRRLADLADVVLDNCAPTGDAVLPLPGGGAACGISTLTSALLVQMTVAETLALLLAEGHEPPVYVSANTPGGHERNLLLEARYEGRLHRGGH
- a CDS encoding PH domain-containing protein; translated protein: MTGENAVRLRPPRNAVDTRAVTWWRVQLLVTTAVPVVVLAVLGALIGSARFWLLLAAGAVAALGLACTAFFPAWWFRVHRWEVTDEAVYVRTGALWQEWRIAPMSRIQTVDTVRGPLEQALRLATVTVTTASSKGAIRIEGLDHELAAALAERLTLLTRATPGDAT